The window ATCCGTACCATCTTCTTGGATTATACGATAAAAAAGCTTCTTGTCAAAGATATAAAACCGCCATTTTTCCCCACTTCTATTATTTATAAAAATCTGAGAATAAGGGTTATCTAATTTCATAGGTTCCTCCTTCGGACTCAAAAAATCGTATTAAGAACCGGAATAATAAAGTTATTATATATATATTCATAAGCGAATACGATATGTTCCAAAACTTTAGGTAGAAACATCAATTTATTATTTATGTATTAATAACACCCTAATTTTTGCATATATATGTACTTTGAGAGTGCATCATAGGCACTCTCAAAAATTTATTAATCAGCTATAACACCTTGAGCAATTGCGTTAATAAAGCTGTCATCAATTCTTGCTACTTGTAAAGGTACAGAGTCAATACTAGCTACAAATACTTTAACCAAGTATGAACAGCAACCGGTTTTGCAAGCATTTACACAATCACAGAATGTAAAGGAAATTGGATCCGTTGTTCTTGCTAATAGTGTTGAGCCACCTGCTGTTATGTTAAAATCTCTAACAAAAGTATAGGTTTCAAGCTCTTGCTCGATTCCATCTTCACAGACTCTTGACAGGATAAATTCTAATTCTAAATCTAAAACAGTAGGACTACCTGGGGCTTGTGTTTCAACTTCAAACTCAATGGTAGTAGAAAAATCAACTTTTACAATTGGACTTATTAATCCTTCTAAATCAATACTAACTGATGTTAAATCAATGGTATCACCTTGTCGATCAATAACATCAAATTCTCTTCCTTTACTACCACAAGCTAAACGAACCTCTTTTTTAAGTTTTTTTGGACATGTTGACATACAATCTCTTTGTTTACATTTGATATAAGATGTTGACAATCTTTTCACCTCCTTATTAATGATGAGAAAAATACACTTACTAATTAGTCAATAACTTTGTGAGCCTATTCTGTATAGCGGCTAACTAATTAAGCTCAACTTTCTAGTATCGTAGTTATTTTTAATGTAGCATACTGTATTAATATATTAT is drawn from Vallitalea pronyensis and contains these coding sequences:
- a CDS encoding DUF4489 domain-containing protein, with amino-acid sequence MSTSYIKCKQRDCMSTCPKKLKKEVRLACGSKGREFDVIDRQGDTIDLTSVSIDLEGLISPIVKVDFSTTIEFEVETQAPGSPTVLDLELEFILSRVCEDGIEQELETYTFVRDFNITAGGSTLLARTTDPISFTFCDCVNACKTGCCSYLVKVFVASIDSVPLQVARIDDSFINAIAQGVIAD